From a single Cupriavidus taiwanensis LMG 19424 genomic region:
- the murC gene encoding UDP-N-acetylmuramate--L-alanine ligase, whose product MKHIVKNIHFVGIGGAGMSGIAEVLLNLGYKVSGSDVGNNAATRRLASLGATVMHGHDAANVSGANAVVVSTAVSGDNPEVLAARSQRIPVVPRAVMLAELMRLKQGVAIAGTHGKTTTTSLVASVLAEGGLDPTFVIGGRLNSAGANARLGTGDFIVAEADESDASFLNLFPVIEVITNIDADHMDTYGHDFARLKQAFIEFTQRLPFYGIAVLCVDDPNVREILPFVSKPVVRYGFAEDAQIRAVDARAVDGQMHFTVLRQLNGHTEPPLEIVLNLPGLHNVQNALAAIAIATELEVPDAAIVKALREFHGVGRRFQRYGEVATPDGAGTFTLVDDYGHHPVEMAATLAAARGAFPERRLVLAFQPHRFTRTRDCFEDFVKVLGTVDALLLSEVYAAGEAPIVAADGRALTRALRVAGKVEPVFVEQMEEMPQAILNAVRPGDVVVTMGAGSIGGVPGQLVSHQQALQGSQA is encoded by the coding sequence ATGAAGCATATCGTCAAGAACATCCACTTCGTGGGCATCGGCGGCGCCGGCATGAGCGGCATCGCCGAGGTCCTGCTGAACCTGGGATACAAGGTCTCGGGCTCGGACGTGGGCAACAACGCCGCCACGCGGCGCCTGGCGTCGCTGGGCGCCACCGTCATGCACGGCCATGACGCCGCCAACGTGAGCGGCGCCAACGCGGTGGTGGTGTCGACCGCCGTCAGCGGCGACAACCCCGAAGTACTGGCCGCGCGCAGCCAGCGCATCCCGGTGGTGCCGCGCGCGGTGATGCTGGCCGAACTGATGCGGCTGAAGCAGGGCGTGGCCATCGCCGGCACGCACGGCAAGACCACCACTACCAGCCTGGTGGCATCGGTGCTGGCCGAAGGCGGCCTCGATCCGACCTTCGTCATCGGCGGCCGGCTGAACTCGGCCGGCGCCAACGCGCGCCTGGGCACCGGCGATTTCATCGTGGCCGAGGCCGACGAGTCGGATGCCTCGTTCCTGAACCTGTTCCCGGTCATCGAGGTCATCACCAATATCGATGCCGACCACATGGACACCTACGGGCACGACTTCGCCCGGCTCAAGCAGGCGTTCATCGAATTCACCCAGCGGCTGCCGTTCTACGGGATCGCGGTGCTGTGCGTGGACGACCCGAACGTGCGCGAGATCCTGCCGTTCGTGTCCAAGCCGGTGGTGCGCTACGGCTTTGCCGAAGACGCGCAGATCCGCGCCGTGGATGCGCGCGCGGTCGACGGCCAGATGCACTTTACCGTGCTGCGCCAGCTCAACGGCCATACCGAGCCGCCGCTGGAGATCGTGCTGAACCTGCCCGGCCTGCACAACGTGCAGAACGCACTGGCGGCGATCGCCATCGCGACCGAGCTGGAAGTGCCCGATGCCGCCATCGTCAAGGCGCTGCGCGAGTTCCACGGCGTTGGCCGCCGCTTCCAGCGCTACGGCGAGGTGGCTACGCCCGACGGCGCCGGCACCTTCACGCTGGTGGACGACTACGGCCATCACCCGGTGGAAATGGCCGCGACGCTGGCCGCGGCGCGCGGGGCGTTCCCCGAACGCCGCCTGGTGCTGGCGTTCCAGCCGCACCGTTTCACCCGCACGCGGGATTGCTTTGAAGACTTCGTCAAGGTGCTGGGCACGGTCGACGCCCTGCTGCTGTCCGAGGTCTATGCCGCCGGCGAGGCGCCGATCGTGGCCGCCGACGGCCGTGCGCTGACCCGCGCGCTGCGCGTGGCCGGCAAGGTCGAACCTGTTTTCGTGGAGCAGATGGAAGAAATGCCGCAGGCCATCCTGAATGCCGTACGGCCCGGCGATGTGGTCGTGACCATGGGCGCGGGTTCGATCGGCGGCGTGCCGGGGCAACTGGTGTCGCACCAGCAAGCGCTGCAAGGGAGCCAGGCATGA
- the murG gene encoding undecaprenyldiphospho-muramoylpentapeptide beta-N-acetylglucosaminyltransferase, translating into MTQPRTLLVMAGGTGGHVFPGLAVAHALREQGWNIVWLGNRTGMEATLVPKHDIPMEFIQFGGLRGKGLVTKFLLPLNLLRAFWQSIAALRRVRPSVVLGMGGYITFPAGMMASLLGRPLVLHEQNSIAGLANKVLAKVADRVLCAFPDTLPGGEWTGNPVREELAHLDAPESRYDQRTGPLRILVVGGSLGAAALNDVVPKAIALLPEGERPVVTHQAGARQIDTLRANYAAARVPAQTLPFIDDMARAYADADLVICRAGAMTVSEVAAAGVAALFVPFPHAVDDHQTTNAKFLSSQGAALLVQQNDLTAEGLAQTIASLTRPQLKDMARLARGLAKPEATRRVAEVCSELARD; encoded by the coding sequence ATGACCCAGCCGCGCACCCTGCTCGTGATGGCCGGCGGCACCGGGGGACATGTATTCCCCGGGCTGGCGGTCGCGCATGCGTTGCGCGAGCAGGGCTGGAACATCGTCTGGCTGGGCAACCGCACCGGCATGGAAGCCACGCTGGTGCCGAAGCACGACATTCCGATGGAGTTCATCCAGTTCGGCGGGCTGCGCGGCAAGGGGCTGGTGACCAAGTTCCTGCTGCCGCTGAACCTGCTGCGCGCGTTCTGGCAAAGCATCGCCGCGCTGCGGCGGGTGCGTCCGAGCGTGGTGCTGGGCATGGGCGGCTATATCACCTTCCCGGCCGGCATGATGGCCTCGCTGCTGGGGCGGCCGCTGGTGCTGCACGAGCAGAATTCGATCGCCGGCCTGGCCAACAAGGTATTGGCCAAGGTGGCCGACCGCGTGCTGTGCGCATTCCCTGACACGCTGCCCGGCGGCGAATGGACCGGTAACCCGGTGCGCGAGGAACTGGCGCACCTGGATGCGCCCGAGTCGCGCTACGACCAGCGCACCGGCCCGCTGCGCATCCTGGTGGTGGGCGGCAGCCTGGGCGCCGCGGCGCTGAATGACGTGGTGCCAAAGGCCATCGCGCTGTTGCCGGAGGGCGAGCGCCCGGTGGTGACGCACCAGGCCGGCGCCAGGCAGATCGACACGCTGCGCGCCAACTACGCGGCGGCGCGGGTGCCGGCGCAGACCCTGCCGTTCATCGACGACATGGCGCGGGCCTATGCCGACGCCGACCTGGTGATCTGCCGCGCCGGCGCGATGACGGTGTCGGAAGTGGCCGCGGCGGGCGTGGCGGCGCTGTTCGTGCCGTTCCCGCACGCCGTGGATGATCACCAGACCACCAACGCAAAGTTTTTGTCCAGCCAGGGCGCGGCCCTGCTGGTGCAGCAAAACGACCTGACGGCCGAGGGCCTGGCGCAGACCATCGCCAGCCTGACCCGGCCGCAGCTGAAGGACATGGCGCGCCTGGCGCGCGGACTGGCCAAGCCTGAGGCAACCCGGCGCGTCGCTGAGGTGTGCAGCGAGCTGGCCAGGGACTGA
- the ftsW gene encoding putative lipid II flippase FtsW: MSDAQVKRSGFIGATIGNAWGGLRDAVSGVKPTRSRMMEYDQPMLWVSIVLLALGLVMVYSASIALPDSPRYANYRESHFLLRHAFALGIGLSVGLAAFQVPVKVWDRYAPKLFIVALILLVIVLVPFVGKGVNGARRWIPLGVMNFQPSELMKLAVVLYAANYTVRKQEWMQTVSKGFLPMGVAVVVVGMLLLLEPDMGAFLVIAAVAMGILFLGGINGKLFAGLVGVAVGAFALLITASPWRRERIFAYLNPWEESNALGKAYQLTHSLIAFGRGEWTGVGLGGSIEKLHYLPEAHTDFILAVIGEEFGFIGVLVVIVLFYWLVRRAFNIGRTALQLDRTFAGLVAKGIGVWIGWQTFINMGVNLGLLPTKGLTLPLVSYGGSGILMNCVALAILLRIDYENRVLMRGGKV; the protein is encoded by the coding sequence ATGAGCGACGCACAGGTCAAGCGCAGCGGTTTTATCGGCGCCACCATCGGCAATGCCTGGGGCGGCCTGCGCGACGCGGTGTCGGGCGTCAAGCCGACCCGCTCGCGCATGATGGAGTACGACCAGCCCATGCTGTGGGTCTCGATCGTGCTGCTCGCGCTCGGCCTGGTAATGGTCTACTCGGCGTCGATCGCGCTGCCGGACTCGCCGCGCTACGCCAACTATCGCGAAAGCCACTTCCTGCTGCGCCATGCGTTCGCGCTGGGGATCGGGCTGTCGGTCGGGCTGGCGGCGTTCCAGGTGCCGGTCAAGGTCTGGGACCGCTATGCGCCCAAGCTCTTTATCGTCGCGCTGATCCTGCTGGTGATCGTGCTGGTGCCGTTCGTGGGCAAGGGCGTCAACGGCGCGCGCCGCTGGATTCCGCTGGGCGTGATGAATTTCCAGCCGTCCGAGCTGATGAAGCTGGCGGTGGTGCTGTACGCCGCCAACTACACGGTGCGCAAGCAGGAATGGATGCAGACCGTGTCCAAGGGCTTCCTGCCGATGGGCGTGGCGGTGGTGGTGGTGGGCATGCTGCTGCTGCTGGAGCCCGACATGGGCGCGTTCCTGGTGATTGCCGCGGTGGCGATGGGCATCCTGTTCCTCGGTGGCATCAACGGCAAGCTCTTCGCCGGGCTGGTGGGGGTGGCAGTGGGCGCGTTCGCGCTGCTGATCACCGCGTCGCCCTGGCGGCGCGAGCGGATCTTCGCCTACCTGAATCCATGGGAAGAAAGCAACGCGCTGGGCAAAGCCTACCAGCTGACGCACTCGCTGATTGCCTTCGGCCGCGGCGAATGGACCGGGGTCGGGCTGGGCGGCAGCATCGAAAAACTGCACTACCTGCCCGAGGCGCATACCGACTTCATCCTCGCCGTGATCGGCGAGGAATTCGGCTTTATCGGCGTGCTGGTGGTGATCGTGCTGTTCTACTGGCTGGTGCGCCGCGCCTTCAATATCGGCCGCACCGCGCTGCAGCTGGACCGTACTTTCGCCGGCCTGGTGGCCAAGGGCATCGGCGTCTGGATCGGCTGGCAGACCTTTATCAACATGGGCGTGAACCTGGGCCTGCTGCCGACCAAGGGGCTGACGCTGCCGCTGGTCAGCTATGGCGGCTCGGGGATTCTGATGAATTGCGTGGCGCTGGCCATCTTGCTGCGGATCGATTACGAGAATCGGGTATTGATGCGCGGAGGGAAGGTATGA